CGCGGCGCGCTGGATGCAGAGCCCGGCACCGTCGCCACCGCCGATTTCGAACCCTACGCCCCCAGTGCCGGAGTGCCGGCGGCCTTCCTTGCAACGCCGATCTTCGACGAACGCGGCACGCGGGTCGGTGTCATGGCGGTGCAGTTGTCGGTGGAGGCGCTGTCGGCCAATCTGGCGGCGGCTTCGATCCTCGGCAAGAAGGGCGACATGTACCTTGTGGGCGATGACGGGCGGGCGCGCACCCGCTCTCGCTTCGACGGGCGGTTTGCGGAATTCGACAGCCTTTCGGACGTGTCCTATATCGCTGATCTGCGGCGCGGGATCACAGGGCCGCAGTTCGGTGTGGCGGGCGTCACCGGGGCGAAAAGCATCGTCCACACCCAGCCCATCGACTTCGACTGGGGCAAGTGGACGCTTGCCCTTGAACTGGACCAGAAGGAACATCTGGCGGGCCTGATGGCGTTCCGCAACGGTGTGATGGTCTTCGTCGGTATCGGCCTCGTGCTGGGCATGGGGCTGGGCATGTCGTCGTCGCGCAGCATCACCGGGCCGCTGGCCAGTGTCATCGCCTCGATCGAGGAGGTGGCGAAGGGCAACTATCACGCCGATATCGAGGTCGCCGACCGGTTGGATGAAATCGGCCTTCTGGGCCGCTGCATACAGGATTTCCGCGACAAGCTGGCCGCCGCCGAGGAGGGCGAGGCCAAGCGCGAGCGGGACCGGAATGCGCAGGAAATGGTGACGTCGAAACTGGGCGACGCGATGAAGGGGCTGGCCGAGGGCGACCTGACCGTCACGCTGGAAGACAAGTTCCCCTATGGGTTCGAGCCGATCCGGGAAAACTACAACCGGACGATCACGACCGTGCGCGACATGCTGTTGGCGGTCGTCGAGAACGCTACCGAAATTCATGTCCGGGCCGAGGAAATCTCCTCCTCCTCCGACGACCTGTCCCACCGGACCGAGAACCAGGCCGCGACGCTGGAGGAAACCACCGCGGCGCTGGACGAGTTGACCGGATCGGTGAAATCGGCCGCCGAAAATGCGGATGGCGTGGAAAAGGTGGTTCAGCAGGCCCGGCGCGAGGCCGAGGACAGCGGCCGCGTCGTGACCGAGGCCGTGGGCGCGATGGCCGAGATCCAGCAATCCTCCGAAGAGATTTCCCGCGTCACCGGCGTGATCGACGACATCGCCTTCCAGACCAACCTTCTGGCGCTGAATGCCGGGGTGGAGGCCGCGCGCGCAGGCGAGGCCGGCCGAGGCTTTGCCGTCGTGGCATCGGAAGTGCGGTCGCTGGCCCAGCATTCGTCGGACGCGGCCAAGGAGATCAAGCAGTTCATCGACAAAAGCTCGGACCATGTCGAAAAGGGCGTCGACCTTGTCAACCGGGCGGGCGCGGCGCTGCAACATATCGTGGAACGTGTCGCCAACATCTCTGACCTTGTCAGCGAGATCGCTTCGGGCGCGCGGGACCAGTCGATCGGGATCGGCGAGATCAACACAGGCATGACCCAGCTTGACCAGGTCACCCAGCAAAACGCCGCCATGGTCGAGGAAGCCACCGCCGCCAGCCTGACGCTGAAGCAGGAAGTGGAAAGCCTGCGCAATCAGGTCGCCCGGTTCCGGCTCAGCAAGTCGGACGCGGCCTTCGTGCCCAGCCGCGCCACGGCTGCGCCGGTCGCCCCCAAGGCCGCCCCGGCCGCGCCGAAGGCTGCGCCGATGGCCGAGGAGGTCGCACCGCGCCGGGTTGCCGCGGGCGGTGGCGGCGCGGCGCTGGCGGTTTCCGACCCGGCCGGGTGGCAGGATTTCTGATCCTGCCGGCCCTCGGGTCTCAGGCCGCGAAGGCGTCTCGCGGATAGCCCTGAAGATAAAGAAGCGCGGTCAGGTCTCCGTGGTTGATCCGGATATCGCACTGAGCCGCGACCGAGGGCTTGGCGTGCAGCGCCACCCCGGCCCCGGCCAGCCCCAACATGCCAAGATCGTTCGCCCCGTCGCCCACGGCCATCACCTGCGCCATCGTCAGCCCGCGCTCGCCCGCGACGCGCTGCAAGGCCTCGACCTTCGCCTCGCGGCCGAGGATCGGTTCGGACACCTTTCCCGTCAGCTTGCCGTCTGCCACCAACAGCGTGTTGGCCTGATGGGCGTCAAAGCCGAGCGTTTCCGCCACCCGTGCCGCGAAATTCGTGAACCCGCCTGAGACCAGCAGGCAATAGCCGCCGTTGGCCTTCATCGTCGCGATCAGGGCGCGACCGCCGGGCATGAAGGTGATGCGGTTGTCCAGCACCTTGTCGATCACCGCGGCATCCAGCCCTTCCAACAGACCCACGCGTTCGCGCAGGGCGCCCTCGAACCCCAACTCCCCATTCATCGCGCGCGCGGTGATGTCGGCCACGCGGGGGCCGACCCCGGCCTCGTCGGCCAGTTCGTCGATGCATTCCTGCTGAATCATGGTGGAATCCATGTCGGCGATCAGCATCGCCTTGCGCCGCCCCTCGGCCGGTTGCGCGACAAGATCGACGCCAAGGGCCTGCATGTCCTCCCAGACCTGCCAGAAATTGCCCGGCACGGTTTCGACCTCGAATTCGGCGACCTCGTCGGGGGCCAGCCAAAGCGCGGTGCCCCCGCCCCACGCGTTGCGCAGCGATTCGACCAGCGAAGGCTCCACCCGGCCGGGCGGCGCGATAAGGGAAACAACGTGCATCTTGGGGGCTCTCCTGCCGGATGGTGCGGACGCGATGCCTTTAACCACGGGCCGGAACGAAGGGCCAGAGCCGGGACCAGTGCCGTTCAACGAAAACGCCGCGATGCAGGCAAAGGCATCGCGACGCACTCAGGTGTCGTGCAGCACTCAGCGGCGACGGCGCAGCAGCATCAGGCCGCCCATGCCGACGACCATCAGGGGCAGCGTCGTGGGCAGGGGCACGGGGTTGGGTTGAACCGCCGTCACATCGACCACGCTCATGTAGGCGCGCGCATCCGACAGGAAGGTGGAGTCGAAGAGATCGGCATAATCCGCGAACCCTTCTGCCCCCGCTTCCAGTGCGACCGACAGCGTTTCCGCCCCGGCAATGGTGCGCTGGAACTGGACGCTGCCGGTGGCCCCCGGCACGCTGTCCGTGTCATAGGTGACGTCGGCCTCGGTGCCGCCGGCATCGGGGGCAAAGCTGTCGGCGTCGCCGGTGCCGGAGGACACCACGAACCCGGCCGAGGCAAAGCCGTTGCCGGCGACGTCGAAATCGACCAGCCAGCGCGCCTGATACGTCACGACGATGGCCGCCGGGCCGTTATTGGTGATCGACAGCACGCTTGTCGTGGCGGCCGATGCAAAGGCGAAATCGCCGAAGGTGGCGTCGCCCTCGGCGAAGTTCCACGCCTCGAAGATGTCGGGCTCTCCGACGATGTCCGCCAGATCGCCGCTGTCGAGCACCGAGGGGCTCAGCGCCGCCGGGTCGGCGACGGCAAAGGCAAAGGCATCGCCCAGAGAGTCGGTCGTTTCGTCGAAAACCGAGCCCGAAATCGCGTAGGTCGCATCGATGCCGCTGGCTGCGGCGGCCACCGGCAGGGCGGCCAAAAGGGCCACCGCGGCGCCGCGTGTGAGTGCGTTCTTCATTCGCTTGTCCTTTCCAATAGTCAACATGAGAGACAGGTGGCCCGGGTCTCAGGCCATCAGCTCGAACTCGTCCACAAAGGTAATCTGATCGAGATCGCTCACGCCGTGAATGACGATCCGGTCGCCGTCGCCATCCATGGTCAGGTAGACCCCGCTGGAGCCGACCCGCACAAGGGTCTCGTCGAAGGTCCCGCCGTCAAGGAAGATGGCATCCTCGCCCGGCGTGTAATCGAGGATCTGGGCGATCCCGCGGGTGCCGTCGGTGAAGACCGTGGCATCGAAGATGAAGACGTCCGCGTCGTCATAGCCGGTGGCGTATTCGCTGCGCATCTGGTCGCCGAAGCTGATATGATCGACCCCATCGGTGCCCTTCAGGCGGTCGCGGCTGCCCTCGCCGATGATGATGTTCGCCTGCGGTGCGTCGCTTTCGAGGTTCAGCCCCACCAGCACCGGATCGTGATCGGAACTGCGCGCGCCAGAATCTCCGTCGAAGAAGGCCGCATCCTCGTAGTCGAGATTGTAGTCGAGGAAGACCGGCTCATCGCCGTTGATGTGCCATTCCGCGGCCCCGGTGACCTGGCTTGCCAGCGTCTCGCTGGAGAAGGCGTGGTCGAGCGCGCCCTGTTCCCCGTAATAGGTATAGCCATAGTCATCGGCCCCGCCGCCGACCTCGTGGGTGTAGCCCGCATCCACCAGCGCGTCGATGGGCGCCTCTTGTCCGTAGGAGTTCAGGTCGCCAAGGATCAGCACATCGCTGTCGCCGGTGCCGGTCGGGTCGCTCTCCATCCACGCGGCCACTTCGTTCGCGGCATCGGTGCGCGCGGCATTCCAGAAGCCCTGCCCGTCGCCCTGATCGTAGTTGCCATCGGCGATCAGCGCGTCGATATCGGCCTGGGTGATCAACGTGCCGCCGCCGTCGACATAGGCCTGCGCATCCAGCACGACGTCTTCGAGGTTGGAGTCGCCCTTGGACTTGAAGTGGTTGCTGACCACCGTGAAAACCGCCCCGTCCGCGGTTTCAAAGCTGGCCGCGACGGAGGGGCGGTTGCGCTGGTAATCGCCCAGCTTGTCGTCATCGGAGGCCACCTGGTTCAGGACCTCGGCCAGGGCATAGGTTGTCTGGGCCGAGGCTTCCTCGAACACGAGCACATCGTTGCCGATCTCGGTCACCGCGTCGTTGCGGTAGATCATGCCGGTGGTGATGGCGTCGGTGCCGATCAGGCCCTGCGCATCGCCCGAGGCAAGGGTGAAATCGACAAAGCTCCACACCGCGTCGCCCTCGGCGGTATTGAGGGCCGCGACGAGCGTGGCGATGGCCGAGTCCGTGCCGAAGCCGCCGTTTTCAAGCTCCTGAAGCGCGACCACCTCGGCCTCCAGCTCAAGGATGCCGGTGACCAGCTTTTCAAGCTGACGGTCGACCTCTGCCGTGCTGTCGGCGCCGCGCGGGTCGTGCCCGCCAAGCGTCGTGTTGCCGTTTTCGTCGATCGTGGTGAAGAAGTTCAGAACGTTGAAGGACGCCACCTGCAGCGTGCCGCCGACATCGGGCAGGTCGGGGCGGTCGTTGGTGCCCTCGACCGGGGTCAGCGCGCCGCCATCGGGCCCGTCGAAATCGTACTGCACGCGCCAGTCGCCATAGGCGTAATCCAGCGCGCCGGTGATGCTTTCGAATTCGGCACCGATGCGCAGGGTCGGGCCCGCGGCGTCCTCGATGTCATAGGCCCCGTCGACCAGGCCGGTTTCGTCGCCATCGTCGATCAGGACCTTCACGTCGCGGTTCTGAACGTTGGACCCGTCATCGATGGTGATCCGCTCGTCCGCGTTGCGGGCGGCCAGGTCGGCGACGGCATCGGGGTCGGTCTGCGGGTCGATGACCTGCGTGGGGTTCATGTTGACCTCTTGGGCCACCTCGATCTCGCCATAGCGGCCAAGGCCATAGTTCTCGGTCACCGAGATCGTGCCGGTCAGCGGGTCGCTGGCGTCCTCGACAACCGCGACATACATGCCCTCGAAGACTTCCATCTCGGCATCGGTGAAGGTCGGGTCGACAAAGGCCGCGGTGATCGACGTGGCGTCGTTGCCGGTATCGGTGACATAGGTCGCGCTGATCTCGGTATTGCCGTAGTCCTCGATCATCGTGCCGGTCACGGTCACGATGTCATAGACCTGCGGCAACAGGGCGCCGCTCCACCGCACGAAGACACCGTCAGAGGTCGTGTCGTCCCCGTCGCCGGTCTGGTCGGTGCCGTCCTGATCGGCGTAGGCGCCGTCCTGGATGAAGAAACCGCCGATCTCGTCGTCCGCCATGAAGACGGCGGTGACGACCCCGCGGATGGTGAATTCTTCGCCCGTGTCCTCGAACGGCGAGGAGAAGCCAGAGCCCTGAAGCGTGCCGATGGCGGTCACCTCAGGCTCCGGCGCGGTGGCAAAGCCCGGCGTGCCAAGGTCGCCGTCGCCGTAAGGCACGGTCGAGACGGCCCAGTTGGCGCCGATGGCATTGTCGATTTCGGGGTCGATCAGGAACATCGACGCGCCGGTCGGATCGGGGAATTCCGGCCCGCCATCATATTCGACGCGATCGATTTCGGTGCCCGCCGCATCGGTGATGACGATCTCGTCGTCGCCATTGGCCAGGAAGAAGCCCGAATAGACATAGTCGACGTCGACGCCGCCATTGGTCGCCGTGTCGCCGTTGATCCCGAAGACAAGGTAATCGCCCACCTCGACGACCAGCGACCCGCTTACCGTGAAGCTGTCGGCCCCGTTGTCCGAGAAGACATAGCCGTCGAGATCGACCGCCGCCGATCCGGCGTTGAAGATTTCGAACCATTCGCCGGCGGTATCGCTGACGGCGCTGGGGTTCTGCATGATCTCGGTGATCACCAGGTTGGCAACCGTCGCTTGCAGGGTCGGGTTAATATTGCCGAGGCTGTCGACGATGGCGGTCGGGTCGGTGTCGAACGCCGACGGGTCGATTGTGTCACCGGCGGCGTCGAAGACCACTGTGTCGCCGGGCGCGTTCACCGCGTACCAGTCGCCGCGAGAGGCGTCGCGGAACACCAGTTGCGGCTCTGCCCCGGTATAGGCGATGGCGGTGCCGTCAAGGGCGGTATCGTCGGCATAGTTGACATCCGCGTCGGTCACGCTGTCGGAAATGCCGACCGCATCCAGAATGGTGCCGAAGGCGGACAGGTCATCCACCGTGCCGTCATCATCGGTGTCGATGTCTGTGCGGCCGGTCTGACCGGTGAAGCTATCGGTCAGGATGTAGGTGAAGGACGGGTTTTCAAGGTCGGCGACATCGACGGTGGCAAGCCCGTTGGCGTCGAACGTGCCGGTAACGTTCTCGGCGCGGTCGACCAGACCGTTGATCCCGTCATTCTCGACCGAGACAAGCCACAGGTCGAAACTGGCCCCGGCCTCGCCCGACAACTCGACCGTTTGTGTCGACGGGTCGGAGCCGGCGGGGTTGGGGTGGAATTCCGAAAACAGCGCGGCCAGCGGTTGGTTGTCGCCGAGGGTCGGGTTGATCGCGCCGAAGCTGTCGACAATGGCGGTCGGGTCGGTGTTGAATTCCGCCGGGTCGATGGTGTCACCGGCGGCGTCGAAGACCACGGTGTCGCCGGGCGCGTTCACCGCGTACCAGTCGCCGCGAGAGGCGTCGCGGAAGACCAGTTGCGGCTCGGCCCCGGTATAGGCGATGGCGGTGCCGTCAAGGGCGGTATCGTCGGCATAGTTCACGTCCGCATCGGCCACGCTGTCGCAAATGCCGACCGCATCCAGAATGGAGCCGAAGGCGGACAGGTCATCCACCGTGCCGTCATCATCGGTGTCGATGTCGGTGCGGCCGGTCTGGCCGGTGAAGCTATCGGTCAGGATGTAGGTGAAGGACGGGTTTTCAAGGTCGGCGACATCGACGGTGGCAAGCCCGTTGGAGTCGAACGTGCCGGTGACGTTCTCGGCCCGGTCCACCAGACCGTTGATCCCGTCATTCTCGACCGAGACAAGCCACAGGTCGAAACCGGCCCCGGCCTCGCCCGACAGCTCGACCGTTTGCGTCGACGGGTCGGAACCGGCGGGGTTGGGGTGGAATTCCGAAATCAGCGCGGCGAGCGTGTCCGTCGCCTCTGGCGCCGGGATGTCGAGAAACAGATCGCTGAACCACGCAATGCCGTCATCCACGCTGGGGGCGGCCGTATCGCCAAGCGTAAGCGTCAGCAGGGACGTGAACGACGGGGCCGCGGGCGCATCGGTCGATGCAAGGGCCAGCGCGGCAACGCTCGTGTCGCTTTCGGCCCCGTCAGCGTCTGCGGGCGCGGTCTCTTCGGTGTCGGTGCCGGCCGACAGGCTTTCGACGGCCAAGGGTGCAACCGGCGTGCCGGCCACCGCGCCGGTCTCATCGGACACGACGTCGCCGAAGGTCAGGCCCAGGGCGTTGCCGGGCAGGGCCGCGCCGGTGAAAAGGGTCTTTTCAATGCTCATTGCGATGTACTCCTGTTCTTGGAAACCGATGTTGGACAGTGTCCGGATGCGTTCTGGTGGCGGCCCTGTCCGCTAGTTCATGCGCGGCAGGGGGAGATGTCTTTGGGGCGATTGTCTCGAAAGGTTCGGGCGCAAACGGGGGATGGCGGCGGGCAAGGCCCCCGTGCGCCGATCGTCAACGGCGGGGCGGATCGCGGTGCGCGCTGTGCCACCCGGCACGGTGCCCCTGCACCATGTCTGCGTCACGAAGCGGGATTGTCGGGAAAGTCGGTCATGCATGCGGTCGGGGCGGGCGGCCCGCTGCCCGCACAAACACAGCAACGACGCGCCCAAACGGTCCGCGATCCGCAGGTCCACGTTCCCAGCCCCCATTTACCCTGACCCCATGGTTAAGGTCGCATTGTTACAGTTCGACGACAGTTGCCTGTCGCGCCCTGGAATATCAGGCGCGGGATGTCGCCCGGCCCCCGCCCCGTCCGGTCAGACGCTGTCGTCTTCCAGCGGATGGCGCCAGCGCAGTGTCGGCTCGAACCCGCGGCGGCGAGAGGCCTCGATCAGCGGGTCCCAGATCAAGGGCACGTTGGCCCCGGCCTGAAGGGGCACATCGGTGCCGATCAGTTCCGCCGCCCGGCGCAAGCGGGCAGCCCCTGCCGCGTCGCTGCCGGTCAGCCACAGATCGGCGGTGACATTGGCGCAGTTGTTGCGCTCTGCCCGGGCGACGAAGGTGCGGTAGGGGGCGATCAGCAACGTGCCCTCTGGCACGCTGTCGAGAATGTGCTGCTCCATCTGCGCCAGAAGGGCATCGTCGCGGATCGGACGGAAGAAGTAGAGCACGTCGAAATTGTGATAGCCGTCCCATGTCAGCGCATCGCCCGGGATCGCCCGGCAGCGGTCATGGGGCAGCCCGCGAAACAGCTTGGCGGCCAGTTTCGCATAGCCGGGGTCGTATTCCAGCCCGGCGCAGCGGTCGAAATAGGGCGCGGCCGAGATCACCTTCAGCCCCGCGCCGCAGCCGACATCCAGAAACTGCGTCGGCTGACCGGGTTTGAGCACGCACATGCAGCGGCGTGCGGCATGCACCAGCCGCAGAAAGCGGCTTTGCGGCAGGGGGATATCGCGATGGCAGCCATGGGCCCGCGCGTCCTCGTCCTGCTCAAGCGGGTTGAGCAGGGTATGCAGGTCGGCAAACAGCACGTCGCCGACGGTTTCGCGGGTGATCACGGTGCCGGGCAGTTTCTCATAGGTTTCGATCAGCGGCAGCCGGCGCTGCTTGACCTGCGGGCGCAGCATGCTTTCCACATGCGTCCACTTGTTGAGATCCAGCCGCAATTGGTTGATCGGCATGGCCAGCGCCGCCCAGGCCCGGTGCATGGCCGCCTGCGCCTCGGGGATGTTGCCCGCCGCGGCAAGGTCGGCGCTGCGCATCCGGCCGCTTTCGCCTATCAGCCGGTGGCCGGCATGGACGACGTGGTTGGTCTCCAGAAGGATATGGTTCAGGCGCGACCGGTCGGGGATACGTGCTGGCGCCAGAAGGGCCGTCATCTCGGTGACATTGGTCGAAAGCGCGTTGCGGACGCGGTCCATGCGTTCGCGCATCTCGGCCGCCCCGGCCGTGCCTTGCTCAGGCGGCATCACTCCAGCCCCGATCATGCAACTCCCCCGTTCTGGTGGTCGGTCCGGCCCGCATGACGACCCGGCCCCCTGATGGGAGGGCGAACGGTCCTCTTGTGTCAATCGTAAATTTCTATTAACGGAAAAGGTTTTTCCTGTTCGTGCTAGACGCGGGCAAAGCGTAATCCTAAGGTAATTTCAGGGAAGGGATTCGACCTCAGGTTTGCAGAATGTCCATTGTTGACAACCTCAAAGCGTTTTCTGAGAACGCACCTAGCGGTGCCGATCCGGAATACGATCAGGATTTTCAGGCGCTGGAACGGGCGGCCAAGCCCGGCGAGGAAAAGCAGGCGGGGACCGAAATCCTTGCCGCCGAAGACCCCGATTTCCGCGATGTTGCCAAGCGGGCCGAGGAGATCCTCGGCCGCTGTCACGACCTGCGCGTGGCGGTCTATTTCACCCATGCCGCCGGGATGACCCGGGGCTTTCCGGGGCTGGCGGAGGGGACGTCTTACATCCGCGGCGTGCTGGAACAGTTCTGGGACACATGCCACCCCGAACTCGACCCCGACGATCCCGACGACATGGCGCTGTTCCGGGTGAACACGCTGCGCGGGCTGGTCGTCGGCGAAACGGTGATGCGCGCGGTGCGCGAGGCGCCGATGACCCTGTCGAATGCCTTTGGCCGTGTCACCCTGCGCGATATCGAGGTCGCCGATGGGGAGCGCGAGGCGCCCGAGGGCGTGGACCTGATCACCGACCCGGCCGCGATTTCAGCGGCCTTTCAGGACACCGATGCCGATGAACTGTCGGCCATCGCAGCCGCCGCCCGGCAGGCGCTGGAAGATGTGCGCGCGATCGAGGCGGTCTTTGACGAGAAGGTGCCGGGGCAGGGGCCCGACCTCTCGCCGCTGGCCAAGCTGATCTACAAGGCGGTGCACCGTCTGAACGAGGCAACGGGGGGAGATCCAGCCGATATGCCCGAACCGGAGGAGGGAGGGGATGCCGCGCCGGCCGCTGCAAATGCGCCCGCGGCCATTCCCGGCACCATCAACTCGCCCGCGGATGTTCAGAAGGCGCTGGACCGTATTCTCGACTATTACCGCCGGCACGAACCGTCCAGCCCGCTGCCGATCCTGCTGGAACGGGCCAAGCGTCTGGTCGGGGCCGATTTCATCACCATCATGAAGGATCTGGCGCCGCGCGGCGTCGAGAACGTCTACCTCATCGGGGGTATCGAGGACGAATAATCGTCGGGGTGGCTGCAAGCAGCCGTCTGGAAACCCGGGCAATCAGTGGAGAAAACGATGGGAAGCTCACAGAAATTCATCGCGCGCAACCGCGCGCCTAGGGTCCAGATCGAATACGACGTGGAGCTTTACGGCGCCGAGAAGAAGGTTCAGCTGCCCTTTGTGATGGGTGTGATGGCCGATCTGGCCGGAAGTTCGGAAGTGCCGCAGCCCGGCATCGCCGACCGCAAGTTCCTTGAGATCGACGTCGACAACTTCGACGACCGGATGAAGGCGATGAAGCCGCGGGCCAATTTCACCGTGCCGAACACGCTGACCGGCGAGGGCAACCTGGCCGTGGACATCACCTTCGAAAGCATGGACGATTTTTCCCCCGCCGCCATCGCCCGCAAGGTGGAGCCGCTGCGAGAGTTGCTGGAGGCGCGGGAGTCGCTGTCGAACCTCATGTCCTACATGGACGGCAAGCCGGGCGCCGAGGATTTGCTGACGCAGGCCATCAACAACCCCGAACTTCTGAAATCGCTGGCCGCCGCGGCCAAGCCGGACGAGACCGCGAGCGAGGAGTGATCGCATGGCCGAAGAAGCAACCGAAGCCCAAGGCGCCGCCGCCGCGGAACAACTGACGGAATCCGATTTTTCCGCACTGCTGCAAAAGGAATTCCGCCCGCGCACCGACTCCGCCCAGACCGCGATCGAAGGCGCGGTGAAGACGCTGGCGGCGCAGGCGCTGGAAAACGCCGCGCTGATCTCCGACGACTCGCTGAAATCGATCGAAAGCATGATTGCCGAGATCGACCGCAAGCTGAGCGAGCAGATGTCGGCGGTGCTGCACGCCGAGGAATTCCAGAAGATCGAAAGCGCGTGGCGCGGGCTGCATTATCTCGTCAACAACACCGAAACCGACGAGATGCTGAAGATCCGGGTGATGAATATCTCCAAGAAGGATCTTCACAAGACCCTGAAAAAGTTCAAGGGCGCGGCCTGGGACC
The genomic region above belongs to Rhodovulum sp. P5 and contains:
- the tssB gene encoding type VI secretion system contractile sheath small subunit encodes the protein MGSSQKFIARNRAPRVQIEYDVELYGAEKKVQLPFVMGVMADLAGSSEVPQPGIADRKFLEIDVDNFDDRMKAMKPRANFTVPNTLTGEGNLAVDITFESMDDFSPAAIARKVEPLRELLEARESLSNLMSYMDGKPGAEDLLTQAINNPELLKSLAAAAKPDETASEE